The following are from one region of the Juglans regia cultivar Chandler chromosome 10, Walnut 2.0, whole genome shotgun sequence genome:
- the LOC108995853 gene encoding tyrosine-protein phosphatase DSP1-like isoform X2, which translates to MTLNSMKLEVEERQEGGDEMCRTIEVVSSTFAAKHYDFDFASPPSAAKEDADGDCHAEDDPFIPPLNFAMVDNGIFRSGFPDSSNFSFLQTLGLRSIIYLCPEPYPEANMEFLKSNGIKLFQFGIEGYKEPFVNIPDDMIREALKVVLDVRNHPVLIHCKRGKHRTGCLVGCLRKFQSWCLTSVFDEYQRFAAAKARVSDQRFMELFDVSTLKHLCHCNSHVRGGNDHAY; encoded by the exons atgactcTGAATTCAATGAAACTAGAAGTAGAAGAGCGCCAGGAGGGAGGGGACGAGATGTGCCGGACAATCGAGGTCGTCTCCTCCACCTTCGCCGCTAAACACTACGACTTCGACTTCGCCTCGCCTCCCTCTGCCGCAAAAGAAGATGCAGACGGTGACTGCCACGCCGAGGACGACCCCTTCATACCGCCTCTCAACTTTGCCATGGTCGATAACGGCATTTTCCGCTCCGGCTTCCCTGACTCCTCCAACTTCTCCTTCCTCCAAACTCTAGGCCTCCGCTCCATCAT ATATCTGTGTCCCGAACCGTATCCGGAGGCGAACATGGAGTTTCTCAAGTCCAACGGGATCAAGCTTTTTCAATTCGGGATTGAAGGTTACAAG GAGCCTTTCGTGAACATCCCGGACGATATGATTCGTGAAGCATTAAAAGTTGTTCTTG ATGTAAGGAATCACCCGGTTTTAATTCATTGTAAACGTGGGAAG CATCGAACTGGTTGTCTTGTGGGATGCTTGAGAAAATTCCAAAGCTGGTGCCTGACATCTGTCTTTGACGAGTACCAGCGGTTTGCAGCTGCTAAAGCTAGAGTTTCAGATCAGAGGTTTATGGAGTTGTTTGATGTGTCTACATTGAAGCATCTCTGCCACTGTAATTCTCATGTTCGAGGAGGTAACGACCATGCCTATTGA
- the LOC108995853 gene encoding tyrosine-protein phosphatase DSP1-like isoform X1, protein MTLNSMKLEVEERQEGGDEMCRTIEVVSSTFAAKHYDFDFASPPSAAKEDADGDCHAEDDPFIPPLNFAMVDNGIFRSGFPDSSNFSFLQTLGLRSIIYLCPEPYPEANMEFLKSNGIKLFQFGIEGYKPFSDHILGSQNFYIMLEPFVNIPDDMIREALKVVLDVRNHPVLIHCKRGKHRTGCLVGCLRKFQSWCLTSVFDEYQRFAAAKARVSDQRFMELFDVSTLKHLCHCNSHVRGGNDHAY, encoded by the exons atgactcTGAATTCAATGAAACTAGAAGTAGAAGAGCGCCAGGAGGGAGGGGACGAGATGTGCCGGACAATCGAGGTCGTCTCCTCCACCTTCGCCGCTAAACACTACGACTTCGACTTCGCCTCGCCTCCCTCTGCCGCAAAAGAAGATGCAGACGGTGACTGCCACGCCGAGGACGACCCCTTCATACCGCCTCTCAACTTTGCCATGGTCGATAACGGCATTTTCCGCTCCGGCTTCCCTGACTCCTCCAACTTCTCCTTCCTCCAAACTCTAGGCCTCCGCTCCATCAT ATATCTGTGTCCCGAACCGTATCCGGAGGCGAACATGGAGTTTCTCAAGTCCAACGGGATCAAGCTTTTTCAATTCGGGATTGAAGGTTACAAG CCCTTTTCAGATCATATACTCGGGAGTCAAAACTTTTACATTATGCTG GAGCCTTTCGTGAACATCCCGGACGATATGATTCGTGAAGCATTAAAAGTTGTTCTTG ATGTAAGGAATCACCCGGTTTTAATTCATTGTAAACGTGGGAAG CATCGAACTGGTTGTCTTGTGGGATGCTTGAGAAAATTCCAAAGCTGGTGCCTGACATCTGTCTTTGACGAGTACCAGCGGTTTGCAGCTGCTAAAGCTAGAGTTTCAGATCAGAGGTTTATGGAGTTGTTTGATGTGTCTACATTGAAGCATCTCTGCCACTGTAATTCTCATGTTCGAGGAGGTAACGACCATGCCTATTGA